The DNA sequence GTCGATCACAATCTGCCTGTCCCTGCATTCCACGCTGCAAAAGCCTTGATCGCCCCTGCATACGCATACACCCGCACGTGTTCCTCTGTAACATTCGAAAATCGAACACAAAGTTGAAGGAATGAGGCCACGGGTTGCCCGGAAAAACTCTGCTTTACCTGTACATGTAGATGTCCTTGCGGGGGCTTAATTTCTTCCGGCAAAGATGACACGATTTGAGGAAGCGATTGGAGTCGCCGGTACGACGACGGGTCGCGTTCGATGTTGACGGAGGCGGCAGCAGCGGCGGAGGTGGTGGAGGCTTACCGGTTTGAGTCGAGATGAGCGTGGACTTCACGAGGATGTTGCTGGACTGATTGGTCTTGGAAATTATCTGAGTGAGAATTATTCTGAGGCCTACTTCAGCCATTGAAGTCATGCCCTTTTTGTTTGAAGGGTTTCCTTCccttggaagagagagagagatggatatcAGGAACGCTCTGCGTCCTCAGTCATATATACACagacgaaaagaaaaagttataaGCGGGTTGAAAGTCCTAATATTTATCATGAaagtaattaagtcctaaaattttaagaaaCGTGTAATTAATTCTTAAAATCTGtcggaaagtgcaattgaatcttcaaaagttcaaaaagtgcaatcgaaccATAAAACTTGTCCAATTATTGAAATTAACTCCTTCTATtgattgcaatttttaaaagtttcgAGAGTCGGATCATCTTGTCGTGACAAGTcttaggacttaattagactttttgaaagtttcaagataccattgcacttttgtaacaagttttaggacttctagacAAGAACCACGCGCATTTCCTCGTACAAGGACTATAGGAACGATTCAAATCTGCATGTCCGTTTCATGGGATGATTGCTCTTGCCTCTGCTCTGCCCTGTTTTTCTTCTGGGGTGTTTTTGCTGGTCTTGCCTTTTCTGTGTGTTGGTTGCGGATGGATAACATGCAAAGAACCTTGGTCGACCTTTATCGTTGCTTTTGGCCCGCGGGACGGAAGGGGACCTTTATGTCGGGCCAATCCAACCTGAGGAACGTGAAAACATTTGTGCTAATGACTCTCTTGAGTCTCAGGCTTTTCCAAGGATGAGGATTCACTGcataaaatatttcaaacactcttatcttctcatctcctctttGCTGCTTTAGACTCATCCGAGTAGGATTAACATCGAGTCATGTCGACTTAGCGAGCAAGTCAATTGACACCTCATGCTTCGCAAGAAGTGCGAACTCTTATACTCGATTTCTACTTCTTGTCCTATGAGCACGTGCGAATaggttttcacttttttcttaatttaaatcaTGCGATGCATACACTTTGACTTTTGAATCTAAACAAACAAGATAAAAGAGTTTCGAAATGCCCTCAATCGTGTTAAGCATGCTACGAGGCAAATTAGTCTATTGAGTTGTAGGAAGAATAGGGATAAGGATTTCTTGTGTTAGTTTAGAAACCACTCAATATAGGGAGATGTGTTTAACTCAATTAACTCTATCGGAACGGACCCATTTCATCTTCAACCAAATGTTAGACATGATCTCAAAAGGTTAAATTGGGTTCATGACTAATCCTGCTAGCTTACCCAACGCAGAATAATTCGGAAGCAACTTTTTACATTGACCAGATCGAGTATATTGTACCCTAAAAACGCATCAACTGATACTTCAACCAAGAAAAGCACTCATGCACTAGTTATTGATTGATTCTAGGTAAATCATGCACTACCAAAAGGCAATTATAGCTCACTGTTACCACCTTCTTCAATAGAACTATATCATACAGAAACAAAATTTGCTCCGAGTATGGCTACAAGTAAAGCTGAATGAGCTCATCGCTCACCACGGATGGTGTCAAAACTCCCAGATCAGTGAAAAGCAGCGTCAGGTATTGGGGCGGCGTATAATCCCTGGCTGATGTTTCGACATCTACTTTAGATGGGATTGGCACCCCAAAATCAATGGGCCGTAAGGCCGGGGCCATATCTTTCTGGCCCAAAGGATAGAGGCGAGCAAACTGCGTAGCACGAGATCGATCGATTAGTCATGAAGTGTACAAAGTTCATTCTTGAAAACATGtttgcagaaataaaaaaactccaaaGTTTCTTGCAAAAGGCGGCACGGTTGCTTTTAGTGCAGAATGTCTTTGGCAAATGTCTTTGGCAAGTTGTGACTTGAGGTAAGTTTTCACCAGAGAAGACTTTGTTCCCATTTTGTAAGTTCAAACCAATCGGGATAGTCTCTTAAGCACAATGCAATTACAGAAGGTATAAAATCAAGAGTACCTTGTAACTTTCCGCAGCCACATATACAGGCTTACTCATGCAGTGTGCTACCAACGCAATTTGGTATGTCCCCATCAAGTTGATGATGCCACCACTTTCGACTACACCGTCAGCACCCACAAGGACCATGTCAACTTCATCCATGGTATACGCCACTGCTGAATCAATTAGGAGCTTCACAGGAACATCGAGCTTGGCAAGCTCATTTGATAACCGTAGCCCTGACCTGTCGGGTCTTCCCTCTGCATGCAGAGAACACGATACTTAAAATCTGGATatattttggggaaaaaaaaatctgggtAATTGGTAGCAAACACCAATTGTGATGTAGAGGGAAGACCAGACAGGAATACTCAAATGGCGATACTAGTTATACTACTTGATGATAAAGCTCATTCACATGCCTTAAAACCAATATTCAAACTTACAGCTAGAAAAGAGAGTGATTTCAAATTGGGATGCTCAGAATGTCGAGGTTTTAGTAGACTCTGCATGCCAAAGGTCAGAGAAGATGCAGTAAAGAGTTAAAAAATGACCTGTGCAGAATACTCGGAAGACTTTCTTGTTTTGTACAGCTGTCTTCAGAACTTCTAGAACCACTCTGGAGAAACCATGGACTAAAATAGTACAACcatcaaaaataaaatcttgACTAAGCATTGCTATGATCCTCCGCGCCTGCAATACGAAGTAATATCTAGTTTATACATGGGTAAATAGTTTATGGTATAAAAATTAACTCATTAGATAAACAGTGGTATTCTTTTCTCATATCGGTTTAACAACCTTATAAGATatttccccaaatttttcagCACGCTCAATCAATCGTGACTTGGCTGAGTTGAATTCTTCGTATTCCAAGGCCGAAGTTCTGGTCACATAACGCATGAAGAGATCACAGCCGGCTGTCAAGGAGATGGAGGTTGTGTCCCCCAACTGGTAAGAGTACAGTGTTAATAATCCGGAAGTGGAACAAAAATAGGTAAAAATGCAGGGTATATACATTGGTAATAATCTAGTATTGACGAAGATCGGCCTTGTACAATTAAGGATACAATATAAATGCCAGAGACTGAACTTCCACACGACACCGATGACCATTTAgatcaaacatttcttttgaTCAGTACAGGTAGTAATTAACTGCTATAtcattttttggtaaaaaaggacATTGACCTTCATGTTGCTGCCAAGAAGTCTGCTGATAAATTGGCCTCTTTATACGCATGCTTGAAGGCGAAATACAAATTGTTAAGACATCATCAAGCCATAAAAAATGAGGATCCAGCTAAGCTAAGCACACCTACCCCTTGATAGAGAACTACAATTTGTAGCTGACTATTATTTCACGTAATTGTATTCATAAACTCATCAAATGGATCCTCGATACTTTGTCTTCTCTTTAACTGAAACCAAccccctcctcctcttttgaggttGTGGGCAAAGACTAGGACAAACTGTGATGTTAATTATTCCCACTATCCCATCATCATAAACAATGGCTGAGAACAGCCGTCAGTTTGCATCTTTGGCCCATTCAACGCATAAAAGGCCTACAAAACTTAATAAGAACGTAAAACATTTTACAAGTGGATTTATGAGGAAAGGTAAAAGGTAAAATCTAAAATGGAAGTAAAGTAGACTCCAATACAAGAGAAGTTCTAATAGATACTGGGTGCTGCAGTTTCCCCAGAACCCAAGCTATCCAGATTGTGAATTGAAACAGAGTATCTAAGAGGAAAATATATCCTGGCATAATCAATTGCTTAGACCAAAATGCTGCAGAGTGTGAGTGGTCACTAGGATTTCAAAGCAGAAACTGATCCAAATGCCTTCCACAAGTTCTGAGAGGATACCAAAGCCAGTATCGTTTGGAAAGAACCCTCcatatagccaaaaaaaaagaaaaacatacctAGTAACAGGGAACCATCATTCTCTCATACaagacgaaaaaagaaaaaccgatgcCGAATCCCACATTTGACATTTCTTGCAGAAAGAGGGCAAAAGAAATCTTTCCCCGCATAAATTGAATCGAGAAAAACCAAAACACTAAAAAAATGATGCTTTAGCGAATGAAAGCACGCACCTTTAGCGAATCAGAGGCCTTCTTTAGCTCAATCTCGAGCTCCATCATGGTCGTCGCCTCGCTGGCCCTTATCACCGCCGCGAGCGCCCGAATTGCCGCCACGGCCTCAGCCAAATCGGGCTGCTGCCTCCAGTTGTTGAACTCGTCGATCACGCTGAAGGGCCTCCCGCCGCCGCCCGAGTCCGCGGCTGAGTTCGACCTCCCGTCACTCCCCGGCGAGTCAGGCCCCGCCGCCTCCTGCGCCTGGGCGAGCCAGTCGCTAGTGACGACGCCGTGGTGGGCGGCGCGGGTCTGGTAGTAGGCGGAGATTTTagggttagggttagggttttggAGGGTGTCGGCCATGGAGGAGGACTGGTAGGTCGGGGGCGGGGAGAGGGTGATGGAGTCGGGCTTGGACACGACGTCGTTCCCCCTGTCGAGAATGAAGGAGGCCGATCTCCGCCACATCTAATAGCGAGGGCGAGAAAAGTCGATGTCTCTGAGAGAAAGCGGAAGGGAAAGTGGCGGTTCCCGTGGGGAAAGATTACGGGGCGGATCACGGACGGGATTATGAAGGAGTTTAGATCGTTAATGATGCTCCTGCTTCTTGGGCAATTCGTTCTGAACGTTTTGTTGTAGAACAAAAGACATAAGATTGTCCCACGAATCGGACATATACCCGTCTGGTTAATGTTAGCCACGGTTTGCAATCAGGCTGGACCGGCCAGGGAGGCAATCCGAACCATCCGGACCGGTTCGAGAGTATCAACGACTACTTgtcgtttttttcctttctaaaaaatattatcgaTTCGGTTGCGATTcaagtaattcttttttatgtcttctagatgaaaaatgaaaaattgaagaaatttgcATCTAGAACTCTAGTGaaccaaaaattataaaaattgtcgcTAAGGTGCAATTAGTTTTTCCCCTAAAAAACTCAATCAAGTccaaaacttaaaaagaaaatgcaatcaaatattaaaacttgttaaattgatgcaatcaaatttCTTGGTTAAGTTTGTCCGATTTGGCTAATGGAATAAACTgatgcgatttttttttaattatttttgggtgACATGTGGGCTGACCCAGttggaaaagaaaaactcaaaagtgGAAAATTAATGGATAAAGAGAAGCTCCCAGATTAACATAAACCTAAATACCATTTGCTAAAGCCTCGCCCAAAAGCAAGCTGGTGATGCCAAGAAGCCCATCACCTCAGACCGATCTCGAGCCACCATCGTCGCCGCCACTTAAGAGGCTGCTTCGACTGAGGCCTCAGCGGCGACAGAGGCGAAGGGATCCGAACTAGAGAGGGAAGGGTACAACAGTCACGGTCGTGAGCTCGACGAGATCCTCAGCGGCTTGAAGAACTATCATCCTCTCAACAGCAAGACCAATCTCTCTACAACTCAAAATACTCTATTCCAGAACCCACTCCCACCTCCCTAAAAAGATCTAGCAAGGCACAAAACTGACATTTGACTGCACAAAAATGAACACGGGAAAGGAACCAATTCTGAACATCGAATTGCATCCCGATCGGTTAGTATGTTCCGTTAATTAGAATCGGCGAAATTATTGGAGAGATTTGACTACATCGATTTGAGATAAGTCTCGAAACTTGATTGcagtttttaaaagttttaggactttcggtATATTTATCTCTAAAAAGCGCGAGAAAACGAAATGGTTCCTCATTCCCTTTTTTCCAAAAGCAGAGACCATCGGTTCGGCCCTCAAGTATAGTTCAGAGCCGATCAACTTTTGGATTGTTATTCATGTCCCTATTCCCGGCACCGCATGATTCGCCTTCGCCATTATGGAATTTAGTATGATTTTTCGGTAAGAATACTTGTCATCAgcggagattttttttttttttaatggactAAAATCCCACCAACTTGCATGTTTCAATGGGCAGATTTCGGACTATAATAAGTTCCCATGCTGGGTCCAAAACGATAATTTAATTTAGGGTTGTTGTCGGCATGTTGTGCCTTATTCTACTGTTTTTTTAGCCACTCgaaacaccttttttttttctactcggGTTTTAAATCATGTGCAACGCATCTAATTTGAGTGCGTCGAAATGAGGTTCGGGCGAAATTTCGCCGAAGAATATAACTAATATTTAAGAAGAGGACTGGAAGAAACAAGAGTAACGTTCAAAATAGAAACGAGCAAACTATGGATACATTAAATCAAGGGAAGATTttcgaacccaaaaaaaaaaaaaaagggaaaatttcgaaaaagaagcccaaatgctcttattttctcgaataagggcttaaagcgaatcttgtttcaaaaaagggcttaaagtgactatattagtTTCAAAAAGGATTTGAGTTACTTTAGTTATGGGCATTTtggttatttattattttattattttcctttttctttttttaagagattttgaaaaaaaaagtaaaaaaataaataaaaacaaagaaacacaGGCGGGAGGAATGACCTCCCACTTGTTGTTGCCGACCAAAGGTAAGGGCTTGTTGGCCCTCGCCCGAGTCGAGAGAGGGCCGTAACCCTCTCCCAAGTCCGGTCGAGGGCCACGGCCATCGGCAGGGCCCGGATCGGGGTGGGTCAAAGGAATGGTGTCCGTCCTCGGTGTCAATCCTAATGATCGCAGATTCCCTACCGAAGCTCATATACAGCAATTTCTCCTCAAGGCTTGCGATTGACACGCAAGAAAACGAGAAAGACGTGTATTTGTAAATGACGACGATTTCAGCTAGGGTTTCGTAGCGCAACATTGCAGTGGATAAATCCATCTTCGAAGATTGAAACTTTCGGCTCAGGCGAAGGCCGGCGGGTCGGCGGGATCATCGGCCCTCGTcgaggcgccggcgaccccgacGGCCATCGTCGCCGCCCCATCGGTTGTGGGGCAAAGGCCACAGGCGGGAGGTTGACCTCCCGcctaattttcttcttttttttttacctttctttttttttggtttaaattttatttaacaaaaaattagattaaattcatatttttacaaaaatgctaTTGATCGGATGAAAAATTTGATCGGCTAGCGAGATCAactccttatttgaaataatcgtAACTATTTTAGGCCATTTTTCAAGATAATGATGGCATTTtcgactcttatttaaaataaaattcacttcaggcttttatttgagaaagtgAGGGCACTTGGggttttattttttaggaaattttccctaatatcAAGATGGGTTTGAGTGAGTGACATGACATCGCAAGTGCCCTTTTAGGGTCTGTTTGGCAGTGATTCTGatcctctgtttctgttcccagaaacaaaaaaggattagAAACATGTTtagtaatggaaaaaaaaatgattttgattctggtcccgggaacacttttggaccacttttcagaagcaaaaaaaagatgattccggtgttttgaaacacttttggggatcacttttttacacaatatacttatgacttatccctcatacttataattaaaagtttaatataaaatggtattattttaaaaaaaaagtccacgtggattttcaactttacataaattaaaataaattaaaattcaattttaaaaattgctaaaaactaattttcttaaattaaaaattttatttaaggaaaatttaataaaaaaatttaaaaatttaagaaatgggggaaataaaaaatatttagatttttaatttaataatttaaaaataattaaaaaaatttatattgaaaatagctaaaattttgaaaaaaaattctcgtcatcGGATCTTCCCCTCACCCccccaccttttttttaaaaaaaaattagtttttttttgtaaaattttaagcctatttttaaattcaatttaaatttaaatttaaatttaaaaaattagtttttagaaaatttttaaatctaatttattttttatattaagggacctctaatacccattttttttttcaaatttttagctattttattttttattctaattaagttttattttttatttcctattatgttttttcaacttttatattattttttttttattaaagattggACCGAACCCTCCGTGTCgtcaactaaatctccattttttctccattttttgagccccacaaaaattttgtcgagtcgggtgaagaaaaaatcaatgtagttgagttgcgggtcttgtaagcttgtatgatgtgtaattacaagagtgcaaaactataggcggttgcacaatgaggagcttttctttcattttttttgggtaatcaatctaaaagtcacgataaataataacaaacaaatgatttagacaaattctgtaaatgtaatacgaattacttttcaaacaatataaacgatcgcatactcatgaaaaatcgacaaacgaattgggaacggaaattttgttactttttttttttgctccataatcacaatttgattattttccctctttgccatcaaatgtgattatataattatttgatttaaatgaaaaattgggaacggaaattttgtgcgactaccaaacgcgtttctgttccaggaacaaaaattttaaacagttaccaaa is a window from the Rhodamnia argentea isolate NSW1041297 chromosome 8, ASM2092103v1, whole genome shotgun sequence genome containing:
- the LOC115744719 gene encoding FCS-Like Zinc finger 17-like, producing the protein MTSMAEVGLRIILTQIISKTNQSSNILVKSTLISTQTGKPPPPPPLLPPPSTSNATRRRTGDSNRFLKSCHLCRKKLSPRKDIYMYRGDQGFCSVECRDRQIVIDEMREMEMVARASSAAPTNWKIRLRRS
- the LOC115744787 gene encoding translation initiation factor eIF-2B subunit alpha-like; this translates as MWRRSASFILDRGNDVVSKPDSITLSPPPTYQSSSMADTLQNPNPNPKISAYYQTRAAHHGVVTSDWLAQAQEAAGPDSPGSDGRSNSAADSGGGGRPFSVIDEFNNWRQQPDLAEAVAAIRALAAVIRASEATTMMELEIELKKASDSLKLGDTTSISLTAGCDLFMRYVTRTSALEYEEFNSAKSRLIERAEKFGEISYKARRIIAMLSQDFIFDGCTILVHGFSRVVLEVLKTAVQNKKVFRVFCTEGRPDRSGLRLSNELAKLDVPVKLLIDSAVAYTMDEVDMVLVGADGVVESGGIINLMGTYQIALVAHCMSKPVYVAAESYKFARLYPLGQKDMAPALRPIDFGVPIPSKVDVETSARDYTPPQYLTLLFTDLGVLTPSVVSDELIQLYL